In one window of Mucilaginibacter auburnensis DNA:
- a CDS encoding DUF1684 domain-containing protein encodes MRYLTLILLFASLNCLAQSHKAQIDAFREKYKNDFLTEKNSPLKKEDLQYLRFYDADSTYRVNAKVELVSNAATFMMPTFIGAAQEYLPYARLKFTLNGTSQTLTVYRSTSLMNVAEYKDYLFLPFTDATNGSDTYGGGRYIDIREGEIKNGALALDFNKAYNPYCAFSPLYSCPKPPAENQLAVAVRAGEKLFGKGH; translated from the coding sequence ATGCGATACCTAACCTTAATACTGCTTTTTGCATCACTCAACTGCCTGGCTCAAAGCCATAAAGCCCAAATTGATGCCTTCCGCGAGAAATATAAGAATGATTTTTTAACCGAGAAAAACTCACCTTTAAAAAAGGAGGACCTGCAATACCTGCGTTTTTATGATGCCGATAGTACTTACCGTGTAAACGCCAAAGTTGAATTAGTTAGCAATGCGGCAACGTTTATGATGCCTACGTTTATTGGCGCCGCGCAGGAATATCTGCCTTACGCCCGATTGAAATTTACATTGAACGGCACCTCTCAAACTTTAACGGTATACCGCAGCACATCACTAATGAACGTAGCCGAATACAAAGATTACCTGTTTTTACCATTTACAGATGCTACCAACGGGAGCGACACTTATGGAGGAGGCCGGTATATTGATATAAGGGAGGGCGAAATTAAAAACGGTGCGCTTGCGCTCGATTTTAACAAGGCTTACAACCCTTACTGCGCTTTTTCGCCGCTGTACTCCTGCCCAAAACCACCGGCTGAAAACCAATTAGCCGTGGCGGTTAGAGCGGGGGAGAAGTTGTTTGGGAAGGGGCATTGA
- a CDS encoding NACHT domain-containing protein translates to MINFRNIEILEKDNNKKGDLFGRLMNDLFHSLGYDEPRLNIHKSGREIDLQTFHRVEKKIAIAECKAHKDKIGGDDINKFIGVLDAEKRRFKRDKHVKTFTVSGYFVSLSGFKETAIEQEKEISDNRVLLIKPEKIIEELIAGRIIVSIEKAVSAVSHNNETLLLANYIDLFGYDKGWVWVLYFSNSQGQKTSHFAFVHADGKPLISELASELISIDAKTNSLLRDLILIPGDSDSSQITPSKQETTKKYFKYLENECGEIQFEGLPTDKEAGAVRVQLESIFVPLHFSQVHNHDENTPSSGRISIGNILSISSRLAILAKPGGGKSTLIKRIAIAYAFPDRRVFINDSLPDNDWFPIFIRCRELGEKVTHSITDIINGIPVRAEISECKNQFSKIISDVLQKGNALLLIDGLDEIAEDRNRVTFVNQLRTFIATYPKLNIIVTSREAGFRAVAGTLETYCEQFKVSNLNEPEIEALTLKWHKAIIDDSENTIKEAIKISNLIIKDNRIKVLAENPLLLTTLLFVKRWAGYLPTKRTVLYQEMIKLLLVTWNVEGHDQLDIEEAEPQLSFVAFWMTKNGKQTITEGELKDCLIECRRQMPEILGYTKISPTDFIKRVESRSSLLILSGHKRNDVGQLLQIYEFLHLSFQEYLTAKAIVKSFLPSEYSFKNKIEIIAPNLSNENWKEVIPITAVLLERDAKNLVELLINESKKIALKEDTTNTDRLVATLLGSCIANEIQIGPELLDSAIEWYAKNNYTIGAGLNETILNSKFGPAFRRKVTSSFFGEYDDQFVSPLGSLLSEIFMSDFTGEVSKLSIQLNSLLIEQEKVANCTAVLGLMGFAWEIATDHRPSTQTDFHLDITLKATLINFLKTNDNHYIFSCCWTIAWLGDAKLIPDEFCQELFDAILPIWIESTYKSVSRKTAWALNYLIMPNSKIDYLKSYPRIKEIVNERLYSPRNEFENNVCLCLGVLLGINWSRKDVAKALKESKRHQRNDSRTINRFIKYLKLDKDISQQELKFE, encoded by the coding sequence ATGATCAATTTCAGAAATATAGAAATCTTAGAAAAGGACAACAACAAAAAAGGAGATCTATTCGGACGTCTTATGAACGACTTATTTCACTCCTTAGGATACGACGAACCTAGATTGAATATTCATAAGTCAGGACGTGAAATTGATTTACAAACATTTCATCGTGTAGAAAAAAAAATTGCCATTGCTGAATGTAAAGCGCACAAAGACAAAATTGGTGGTGATGATATAAATAAATTTATAGGAGTTCTTGACGCGGAAAAAAGAAGGTTTAAAAGGGACAAACATGTAAAAACGTTCACTGTTTCAGGATACTTCGTGTCTCTATCTGGATTTAAAGAGACTGCAATTGAGCAAGAGAAAGAAATCAGTGACAATAGGGTATTACTAATAAAGCCAGAAAAAATAATAGAAGAATTAATTGCTGGAAGAATAATTGTCTCAATAGAGAAAGCAGTATCAGCTGTTTCGCATAATAATGAAACTTTATTATTAGCTAATTATATAGATTTATTCGGGTATGACAAGGGATGGGTATGGGTCCTGTACTTTTCTAATTCGCAAGGTCAAAAAACTTCACATTTCGCATTCGTACACGCCGATGGGAAGCCATTAATATCTGAACTTGCATCAGAACTAATATCCATAGATGCAAAAACCAACAGTCTACTTAGAGATTTAATATTAATACCTGGCGATAGCGACTCTTCACAAATTACCCCATCTAAACAAGAAACAACTAAGAAATATTTCAAATATCTTGAGAATGAATGTGGCGAAATACAATTTGAGGGACTACCTACTGACAAAGAAGCTGGTGCAGTAAGAGTTCAACTAGAAAGTATTTTTGTACCATTACATTTTTCTCAAGTTCATAACCATGATGAAAATACACCATCTTCTGGTAGAATCTCAATCGGTAATATTCTTAGTATAAGTAGCAGATTAGCAATTTTAGCGAAACCTGGTGGAGGAAAGTCAACTCTTATAAAACGCATTGCCATTGCATACGCATTTCCTGATAGACGTGTCTTCATAAACGATTCTTTACCAGACAACGATTGGTTTCCTATTTTTATTAGATGCAGGGAATTAGGTGAAAAAGTAACACACAGCATAACCGATATTATCAACGGAATTCCAGTCAGAGCTGAAATAAGTGAATGTAAAAATCAATTTTCAAAAATAATATCCGATGTACTACAAAAAGGAAATGCACTCTTACTCATTGATGGTTTAGATGAAATAGCTGAAGATAGAAATAGAGTGACCTTCGTTAATCAATTGAGAACCTTTATTGCAACCTATCCAAAGTTAAATATAATCGTTACATCAAGAGAGGCTGGTTTCAGGGCAGTTGCAGGAACATTAGAAACTTATTGTGAACAATTTAAAGTTTCGAACTTAAATGAACCTGAGATAGAAGCTTTAACTCTCAAATGGCATAAAGCAATAATTGATGATTCAGAAAACACCATTAAAGAAGCGATTAAGATATCTAATCTTATAATTAAAGATAATAGAATTAAGGTTCTTGCGGAAAATCCTCTTTTGTTAACCACATTGTTATTTGTAAAAAGATGGGCTGGTTATTTACCTACTAAAAGGACGGTGTTATACCAAGAAATGATTAAACTCTTATTAGTAACATGGAATGTTGAAGGCCATGATCAACTCGATATTGAAGAAGCAGAGCCTCAATTGTCCTTCGTTGCATTCTGGATGACGAAAAATGGCAAGCAGACAATAACGGAGGGAGAATTGAAAGATTGCTTAATCGAATGCAGAAGGCAAATGCCAGAAATTTTAGGTTACACTAAAATTAGTCCAACGGATTTTATAAAACGTGTAGAATCTAGAAGCAGCTTACTTATACTATCTGGCCACAAACGAAATGATGTTGGACAATTACTTCAAATTTATGAATTCCTACACCTTAGTTTTCAAGAGTATCTTACAGCAAAAGCAATTGTTAAGAGTTTTTTACCCTCTGAATATTCTTTTAAAAATAAAATCGAAATTATAGCGCCTAATCTTTCTAATGAAAATTGGAAGGAAGTAATTCCAATTACAGCAGTGTTGTTGGAAAGGGACGCAAAAAACTTAGTGGAGCTTCTTATAAACGAATCAAAGAAAATTGCGTTAAAAGAAGACACTACTAACACTGATAGATTAGTTGCTACTTTGCTTGGAAGCTGTATTGCGAATGAAATACAAATTGGCCCAGAACTATTGGATAGTGCAATTGAATGGTACGCCAAAAACAATTACACTATCGGTGCTGGTCTTAACGAAACTATATTGAACTCCAAATTTGGACCAGCATTTAGAAGAAAAGTTACATCTAGCTTCTTTGGTGAATATGATGATCAATTTGTCTCTCCTTTAGGCTCACTTCTGTCAGAAATTTTCATGTCTGACTTTACTGGTGAAGTTAGTAAATTGTCTATTCAATTGAATAGCCTTTTAATAGAGCAAGAAAAGGTCGCCAACTGCACTGCTGTTTTAGGACTCATGGGATTTGCATGGGAAATTGCAACCGACCACCGTCCTTCAACACAAACAGATTTTCATCTAGACATTACCCTCAAAGCTACCTTGATTAACTTTTTAAAAACTAATGATAATCATTACATTTTCTCATGTTGTTGGACCATCGCATGGTTAGGAGACGCTAAATTAATCCCAGACGAATTTTGCCAAGAATTATTTGATGCAATTTTGCCGATTTGGATTGAGAGTACATATAAAAGCGTAAGTAGAAAAACAGCATGGGCATTAAATTATTTAATAATGCCAAATTCTAAAATTGACTACTTGAAATCCTACCCGAGAATAAAAGAAATCGTTAACGAACGACTGTACTCTCCAAGAAATGAATTTGAAAATAATGTATGTCTTTGTTTAGGTGTATTATTGGGGATAAATTGGAGTAGAAAAGATGTGGCTAAAGCTCTCAAAGAATCAAAAAGACATCAAAGAAATGATTCCAGAACGATAAACAGATTTATTAAGTATTTAAAGTTAGATAAAGATATAAGTCAACAGGAACTTAAATTTGAATAG